Below is a window of Streptomyces sp. NBC_01429 DNA.
CCTTGATGTTGCCGTCCTTGCGTCCCAGGACCTGCTTGTTGGGGATCTCCTTCGCCGCCTCGCCGAAGATCTGGCCGATCGGGGCGTCGCTGAAGTACTCGGACTTGGCGTTCTGGACGGCGGGCAGGTCGATCGCCGTCTTCGAGGAGGGGAGGTTCCCGAGCTTCTCGAAGATGAACGCCTGCTGTTCGGGCGCGGTCAGCCAGGCGACGAGCTTCTGGGCCTCTTCCTTGACCGGGCTCTTGTCCATCACGCCGAGGAACGCGCCGCCCCAGTTGGCGCCCTTGGGCGCCTTGGCGACATCCCACTTGCCCTTGTTCGCCGGCCCCGCCTTCTCGCTGATGTGGCTGAGCATCCAGGCCGGGCAGACGGTGGAGGCGAAGGTCGAGTTGGCCAGTCCCGGGTCCCAGCCGGGCTGGAACTGGGGCAGCTTGGCGGTCAGCTTGGCGTCCGACGCCGAGACCGCCAGGTTCCAGGCGTCCTTCACCACCGGGTTGTCCTGGTAGATGAGCTTGCCGTCCTCGTCGTAGAACTGCTTCTCACTGCCGTAGATCATCGCGTTGAACAGCCCGCTGGAGGCGTCCATGAAGGAGACCTTCTTGTTCTTCGACTGCTGCTTGAAGGTCCGGCCCGCCTCGACGTACTTGGACCAGTCGCCCGCCCACAGCTTCGCCACCTCCTCGCGGTCGGTCGGCAGACCGGCCTGCTCGAACAGGTCCTTGCGGTAACAGACCGCCATCGGGCCGATGTCCGTGCCCAGCCCCAGCAGCTTGCCGTCCTTGGCGGTGACCTGGCTCAGCTTCCACGGCAGGAAGTGATCGATGCCTTCGGTCTTCGACAGATCCATGAACTTGTCGGCCTGGGTGTCGACCAGTTCCTTGGCCCGGCCTATCTCTATCCCCTGGATGTCCTTGAGACCGGAGCCGGCCGCCAGGTGCGTCTGCAGCGCGGTGTAGTACGTCTGCTCGTCGCCGGCCACATCGGCCTCGATCTTGATGGTGGGGTTTTCCTTCATGTAGCGGTCGAGGAGGCCGCTCTCCTTGTACCCCATGACCCCGAAAAGGCCCATGCTGATGACGGTCTTGCCGTCCTTGGTGGTCGCCTTGTCCGCGTCGTCGCCGCTGGAACAGCCGGCGACGAGTACGAGCGAGACCGCGGCCGCTGTCGCGGACGCGAGGGTGGAACCGAAGCGATGACGGGCCATGCCCATGGTGCTTCCTCCTAGCAGCGGCGCCCCGGCGTGCGCCCGCTGCGGCTCAGGATCGACTGGATGAGAGACCCGCCCCGGGAGAAATTGGGAGCGCTCCCAACGGGTTGTGGAAGACTCTCCGTAGACACAGGGTCGTGTCAAGAGTCGAAGTCGGTTCCGTTGCGCGAATGTGTCCGGGCACCGGCTCCGAGCCGCCGGCATACCGGACGGTCGGCACAATCTCCTGGTGAGCGCTTCGGCGCCGTGGGAGAGCAAGAGTCAGGAGACGCGATGAGCAGCCGTAAACAGCCAGGCCAGAGGCCAACTCTTGAAGCCGTGGCCCAGCTGGCGGGCGTGGGCCGCGGCACCGTCTCGCGCGTCGTCAACGGCGCTCCCGGGGTCAGCGCCAGGGCGAGGTCTGCCGTGGAGACGGCCATCGCGGAACTCAAGTACGTACCGAATCCGGCCGCGAGATCCCTGGTCACCAGCCGGACCGACAGCATCGCGCTGGTGATACCGGAGTCGGAGAGCCGGCTCGCGTCGGAGCCGTACTTCTCGGCCGTCATCCGGGGGGTCAGCACGGAGCTGGCCGACACCGACATGCAGCTGCTGCTGATCCTCGTCCGGGACCAGCGCGAGCGGGACCGGCTGATCCGGTTCGTGGAGGCGCGCCGGGTGGACGGGGTGCTGCTGGTCGCGGTCCACCGCGACGACCCGCTGCCCGCGTTCCTGGAGACGTCGGGGATGCCGACGGTGCTGGCGGGCCGGCGCGCCCCCGACGAGCCGCTGAGCCATGTCCAGTCCGACAACGTGGGGGGCGCGGCGCAGGCCGTGGGGCATCTGCTCGACCGGGGGCGTGAGGTCATCGCGACGATCACCGGGCCGCTCGACATGGACGTGGGCCGGAGCCGGCTGCGCGGGTGGCACGACGCGCACGCCCGGAAGGGCGCTCCCGCGCCGGACGAAGCCCTGGTCGCCCCGGGCGACTTCACCGAGGAGGGCGGGCGCGCCGCCATGCGTGAACTTCTCGAACGCCGGCCGGGTCTCGACGCCGTGTTCGCCGCGTCGGACGTGATGGCGGCGGGCGCGCTGACCGTACTGCGGGAGCGTGGCCGGCGGGTGCCGGAGGATGTGGCGGTGATCGGTTTCGACGACTCGATCGTCGCGCGCCACACGGTGCCGCCGCTGACGAGCGTGAGTCAGCCGACGGAGGAGCTGGGGCGTACGATCACCCGGCTGCTCCTCGACGAGATCAACGAACCCACGCTCACGCACCGCTCGCTGACGCTGCCCACCACGCTCACCCACCGCAGCACCACCTGAGCACCGGGCCCGGCCCGGCCCGGCTCGCGGTCGCGGTCGCGCCGCGCCGCGCGGCGGGCCCGTACGGGCGTGCGCGTGCCCCCGACCGCGCCGTACGGGCGGGGCGGGGGGGGCACGCCGCGGTGCGACCGCGGGCCGGGGGTGAGGGGGCAGGCGCCGGGCGTCAGGCGTCAGGACGACGGTGCGAACGCGTCGACCCCGGTGAGTTCCGCGGACATCCGCCACAGCCGGGCCGCCTGCTCGGGATCGGTGGCGTGGGCGCTCACCCCGCCGGGGACGGAGCCGTCCGGAGCGTGCGGTTCCGCGATGTCGCAGTCCTCGCAGTAGACCCCGCCCTCGCCCGCGAGGGCGGGCGACGTCGCCGCCCACACCTGGGTGGCCGCGCCCTGCTCCGGTGTCTTGAACGCGGTGTTCACCGGATCGCCGTTCTCGTCGACCCAGCCGGACCTGACCATCTCCTCCCGGGTCAGATGGCGTTGGAGCGGGGTGAGGATGCCACCGGGATGGAGCGAGAAGGCGCGCACGCCCGCCTCCCTGCCGAGCGCGTCGAGCCGCAGGGCGAACAGCGCGTTGGCCGTCTTCGCCTGGCCGTACGCCTGCCACTTGTCGTAGTCCCGCTCGAACCAGGGGTCGTCCCAGCGGATGCCGGAGATCTGGTGGCCCACCGAGGACACCGAGACGACCCGTGCGCCACCGGGCTCGATCGCCGGCCAGAGCCGGTTGACGAGCGCGTAGTGGCCGAGGTGATTGGTGGCGAACTGCGCCTCCCAGCCGGGGCCGACCCGGGTCTCGGGACAGGCCATGATCCCGGCGTTGTTGATCACGATGTCGATGGTGCGGCCGGAGCCGAGGAAGCGGCCGGCGAAGCCGCGGACGCTGTCGAGGTCGGCGAGGTCCAGCTCGTCGACCTCCACCCCGTCGATGCCGTCGAGCGCCTTCGCGGCCGCCTCGGGCCGCCGGGCCGGCACGACGACCCGGGCGCCGGCGCCCGCGAGCGCCCGCGTGGTCTCCAGGCCGAGGCCGGAGTAGCCGCCGGTCACCACGGCGAGCCGGCCGGTGAGGTCGATGGAGCGCAGTACCTCCGCCGCCGTGCTCCGGGCGCCGAACCCCGAACCGATTCTGTGCTGTGCGGTAGTCATGCGGCGCAGGCTACGAAGTGGAGTGCGCTCGAAGTCAAGGCGACGGCCGGACCGTCCCGGGTTTCACCCGCACGATCACCTCGGCGCCCGATGTGACCGATCTACGCGATCTACCCGATTCGATCGATCCGCCCGGACAGCGGGCCCCGGCCGCGCCCCGGCCGTCCTGCTGAACGAGTGTCGAATCCATCAGCGGACCGCACGGCGCGAACCGCCCACGATCGGGTCATTGATGTCCGCCCCGGAGTGACCAACTGCTAGGCAGGGACGTTCCTGTACGTACCGGAGCCTCTGGAGTCAGCATGTCCATCGATACCGTCCTCGCCCAGGAACAGACATCACCCGGCGCGGGCCCCATCATCCCGGGGCAGACCGCCGACGGGGAGCAGGCAGCAGCGGACGGCCCGGTCGAGGAACGGGACCTGACGTTCGACGGCTTCCGCTACACCTGCCGGATCGTGCACCACGGGGAACCGCTGACCGAGCCGATGCTCCTGCTCGGCGGCTCCTCGCAGGACCGCAACTCCTGGGTGCGGCACGAGAAGTGGCTGA
It encodes the following:
- a CDS encoding ABC transporter substrate-binding protein, with protein sequence MARHRFGSTLASATAAAVSLVLVAGCSSGDDADKATTKDGKTVISMGLFGVMGYKESGLLDRYMKENPTIKIEADVAGDEQTYYTALQTHLAAGSGLKDIQGIEIGRAKELVDTQADKFMDLSKTEGIDHFLPWKLSQVTAKDGKLLGLGTDIGPMAVCYRKDLFEQAGLPTDREEVAKLWAGDWSKYVEAGRTFKQQSKNKKVSFMDASSGLFNAMIYGSEKQFYDEDGKLIYQDNPVVKDAWNLAVSASDAKLTAKLPQFQPGWDPGLANSTFASTVCPAWMLSHISEKAGPANKGKWDVAKAPKGANWGGAFLGVMDKSPVKEEAQKLVAWLTAPEQQAFIFEKLGNLPSSKTAIDLPAVQNAKSEYFSDAPIGQIFGEAAKEIPNKQVLGRKDGNIKDAFSQGLQLVDKGKSADEAWKTTDERIKKLTR
- a CDS encoding LacI family DNA-binding transcriptional regulator gives rise to the protein MSSRKQPGQRPTLEAVAQLAGVGRGTVSRVVNGAPGVSARARSAVETAIAELKYVPNPAARSLVTSRTDSIALVIPESESRLASEPYFSAVIRGVSTELADTDMQLLLILVRDQRERDRLIRFVEARRVDGVLLVAVHRDDPLPAFLETSGMPTVLAGRRAPDEPLSHVQSDNVGGAAQAVGHLLDRGREVIATITGPLDMDVGRSRLRGWHDAHARKGAPAPDEALVAPGDFTEEGGRAAMRELLERRPGLDAVFAASDVMAAGALTVLRERGRRVPEDVAVIGFDDSIVARHTVPPLTSVSQPTEELGRTITRLLLDEINEPTLTHRSLTLPTTLTHRSTT
- a CDS encoding SDR family NAD(P)-dependent oxidoreductase; this encodes MTTAQHRIGSGFGARSTAAEVLRSIDLTGRLAVVTGGYSGLGLETTRALAGAGARVVVPARRPEAAAKALDGIDGVEVDELDLADLDSVRGFAGRFLGSGRTIDIVINNAGIMACPETRVGPGWEAQFATNHLGHYALVNRLWPAIEPGGARVVSVSSVGHQISGIRWDDPWFERDYDKWQAYGQAKTANALFALRLDALGREAGVRAFSLHPGGILTPLQRHLTREEMVRSGWVDENGDPVNTAFKTPEQGAATQVWAATSPALAGEGGVYCEDCDIAEPHAPDGSVPGGVSAHATDPEQAARLWRMSAELTGVDAFAPSS